DNA from Calditrichota bacterium:
ATTTGGAGGTGTAGCGATCTTCATCGATGAGGAAGGGCGTGATTCTTACCCTCGGGACGAACCGGGTGCCGACTCGTCACTTTGGATCCAGGAAGGCTGGGGCATCGGGATCGATATGGCGCGGGATGTCGTAACCGAGAAGGAGGAGCCAATTCTGGATCCGGTTTTGACAGCGGAGGACAGCGCCCGCAGCGTCGAAGACCTCTTCAAGGATGCATCGCAGTGGGAAGTCGGCTCGGCGCGCGCCTCAGTTAAGCGCGCTCGTAAGGCAATCCTCACCAAGCCGGAGGCGGTGCGGTGGGTAATCGACAACAAGATCTCAACCCAAAACTCCCTTGAACTTCGCCCGATGGAAGACCTCGCTCGTGCTTATCCCGACTCCGCAGGACCGCTCCTGACAACCTGCCTGACGCCTAAGTCGGACCGTTGGGCAGTCGGCAACGCCGCCTATCTTTGCGGTGCGATTAAGTGGAAGCCGTCCGTCCCGGCGATGATGGCGCTCCTCGATGACAAGCGGGTCGAAAAGTCGCATCGAGCGCTCTTGAATGCGTTGGGACAGATTGGCGAGGTTGCAGCGTCGCCGTCGGTGGCGAAGTTCATAGTGTCGGAAAAGGAGCGCAACCGGCTCGCATCGATAGGAGCCGCCAAGGCTCTGGGGGATTCCATACTAATCGACGACCTTATCGCCCGGCTCGACGATAAGCAATTCACCGTCCGGTCGGCTGCAATAGAGGCTCTATCACGTTTCGGGAGCCAGGTTTGCGAGTCATTGGTGCGTTATTTGGAAAATGGAAGCGCCGGCTATCCCGAACTGGGGCTAAGAGCGCTGGCGAAGATACTGACCGCAGACAAGAATGATACCGTTCTGGATCCGGCAACCCGGCGTCGAGCAGTAAAGGCTATCGAACGGGCGCTCGAAAGCGACCAGCCGGCACTGCGGGCGGAAGCGGTATCATCGCTATATCGGTTGGGGAAGGGGAAAACCCGGGAGCGGATTGCCGCGAAGATGGATCTGGAACGCGATCCGGTTGTCCTGGCGGCTTATGCGAGGGCAATGCGGGAGGCGGGGGAGTAGGAGAGTGAGCATGTAAGCAAGTAGGCAAGTGGGCAAGTGAGCGATAACTCGCCTGCTGGCTCACTTGCCACGCGCTACTCGCTCGCGCGCTCACTTTCCTCCAGCGCTGAATCGACGACCTCCTCTTCGATCGGCAGAATCGGTGGAATGGAGATCTCCTCCTCGGCTTCTTCGACCTTCGTTCTTGGTTCTTCGCTCTTCGCTTTTCTATCGTCGGAACGGATCAGGCAGTCCTGGATGAAGGCGCGGTCGAGCAAGATGTGCCCGTCGCCTTCGTTTTGCAGTTCCCGCGAGCCTCCCAGCGGAAACGATGCCACGAAGATGTTGCATCCGAGGTCTTTGGCGAATCGAACGGCATAGATGTAGTCGCTGTCACCGCTCACCAGAACGATCGCCTCGCACGACTTGAGGAGACCGAATCGCACCATATCGACCGCGATCTGGACGTCGATTCCCTTCTCGGTCGGAAAGTATTGTGAAGAGAAGCCTTGCTCGCTGCGCAGGCGATGATAGACTAGATGCCCTAACTTCAAGGTTACGAACTGCGTCGCGCGGAGATTGTCGAAGAACTTCTGCTGCCGCTGGTAGCCGAGCGGATCGAGCGTCTTGGACACATGAGCGTTATAGTAGTAGATCCGTAACAGGTCGCCGCCTACCGCATTACAGATCTTCAGACCAAACTTGCGGAAGTCGATGTCGGTGCGGCTGAAGTTGAGTTGGCAGCCTTTGTAGAAGTTATTTCCGTCAATCAGAATCGCGATACGATACATTGGGCTTCAAGGTGTTAGGTTCGAGGAACAAGGACTATTATGGTGAACAAAAGTGCTATTCGGGTGCAACCTGGAACCGCCAGGCATCCGTATGTAGAAGAGAGCCATGAACTTAAGTATCAAGTATCAAGTACCAAGTACAAGAAGATCATTACAATATAGTCAGAAGGTAAACTATTCCCAAGTTGACTGAGTGGATGGCGACCACCACATTGGTCTATCTACAAGATGTTGATAATTGCAGGTTAAATCTCGTACTTCGTTCCTCGAACTGGTAACTCGTATCTCCAACTGACTTGAACTCGCTACTCGATAAGTTACTCGACCTCCCAAGCTCCCGGTCCCTGACGGCTGAGCTATCTGGGGAGCACGTGTTGGCAAAGGTGACCGGGTTGGTTGGGGCGCTGCCGGCGTTAATACCGGCTCTCGTGCTGCGCCAACTTGACCTGCCCGCACTGGTCGTCGTGCCGGGACCGGCGGCGTCCGAGGAGATGCTCGACGACCTCGCCGTGCTCGTCGGCGCCGACGCAGTCAGTTTCCTTCCGCCGCGGCACCTCCATCCCTTCGAAACAGAGCCGCTCGCGTCCGGTCCGCGAAACGAACGCGCTGAAGCGTTGCTCCGACTCGCCAGCGGCTCGCCGGCGATTTATGTGACCCAGCCCGAAGCGCTACTCGAGCCATCGCCGGATCGCGATTGGGTTCGCCGCAATACATTGCGACTGAAGATCGGCGATGACTACCCCCGCTCGCTTTTGCTCGCCAATCTTGCCGAAGCCGGCTACCGTCGCGAGACCGTCGTCGATCTGCAAGGCCAATATGCCGTGCGTGGAGGGCTGCTCGATATCTTCCCCTTCGGGCACGAATTTCCGCTCCGAATCGAGTTTGACGGCGACTCCATTTCGGAACTGCGTAAGTTCGACCCAACGACCCAGCGCAGCGTTGAAAAGGTGGAACAGTTTGGACTGCTCATCGGTGGCGAGGTGGATTCGCACAGTCGGTCGCTGCTCGATCTTCTCCCCCCCGGAGCGCTCATCTACTGGCACGACCGGGAGGCTATCGAAACTCGCATTGAGCAGTTTTTAACTCGCGCCGAATCCGTCGGACGTCGTGGCGCAAAGGATAGGGGCGCTTTCGACTCGGAAGCGACTCCTCAAAGGCTGCAATTTCATCCCATAAAAGAGATATTCCGGCAGGCTGAGGGCTTCCGGCAGGTCGTCTATCCTGGTGAAATCCGTCGCTCGGGCGACATCCTTGACTTTGCTGCCCGCCGTCCCGATCCATACGTTCCCGCCATGGGCAGTTTGGCCGATTACCTGCAGCGATATCGGGAAGCCGGCCTTACGATCTTCGGAACCGCAGACACTGCCGGCGAGTGCGAGCGATTCGAGGAACTGCTGACGGAAGGGGGGCTCGAAGGTCGCACGGTCACACCGGCACTATCGGGCGGGTTCATTCTCAAGTCCGCCGGCCTTGCGGTGCTGACGCTTCATGAATTGTGGGGCCGTCGCCGACAGCGACGCAGCCACGCGCGCTTTCGCAGGCGCAGCGCGGCATTCGATCTTTCCTCCCTTAATCGCGGTGATCTGGTCGTCCACACCGACTACGGTATTGGTCGCTACGAAGGACTGCAAACGATCAAGGTGCGCGGTGAGTATCAGGAAGTGATGCGCATCCGGTATCAGGAAGACGTCCTGCTCTATGTGCGGGTTGAGCAGTTCGGTTTGGTCGAGAAATTCATCGGTTCGGAAGGCGCCAAGCCGGTTCTCTCACGCATCGGCGGCACCGAATGGGCGCGCACCAAGAAACGGACGAAAAGGGCGCTCGAGGATATGGCCGATGAACTGCTGTCGCTTTACGCCCGGCGTAAGGCAGCGGTCGGTCATTCCTATCCTTCCGACACTCATTGGCAGTCCGAAATGGAGGCGTCGTTCGAGTTCGACGACACTCCCGATCAATCCACCGCCACGAGCGAAATCAAAGCCGACCTTGAAGCAGCACACCCAATGGACCGGCTGCTCTGTGGTGATGTCGGCTTTGGCAAGACCGAGGTTGCCATTCGCGCCGCCTTCAAAGTCGTTCAGGAGAGTCATCAGGTTGCGGTATTGGTTCCGACGACGATTCTTGCCCAGCAGCATTACGAGACCTTCAGCGAACGACTCGCCGCCTATCCGGTCAAAATCGCGGCTCTTTCGCGGTTCCAAACCTCGCGTGAACAGAAGGCGACTCTATCTGCGCTCAGGGAGGGCGAGTGCGACATCGTCATCGGGACGCACCGGCTATTGTCGAAGGATGTAGAACTGAAACGTCTTGGGCTGGTGATCATCGATGAGGAGCATCGCTTCGGCGTCCGGCACAAAGAGCGCCTCAAGCAACTAAAAACCTCGGTCGATGTGCTTACGATGACTGCGACACCGATTCCGCGGACGCTGCATCTCGCGCTCATGGGCGCACGTGACACCTCACAGATCAATACCCCTCCAGCGCTGAGGCTTCCGATTCAGACCGAAGTCCACGCCTTCTCCGAAGAGTTGATTCGCGATGCGATCCTGCGCGAGACTGACCGCAACGGCCAGGTCTTCTTTGTCCATAACCGGGTCGAGTCGATATCCGCGGTGAAAGCGATGCTCGAGCGCCTTGTGCCGGGACTGCGCTATGCCGTCGCGCATGGGCAGATGGAGGAGGAAGATCTCGAGCGGACGATGCTCGACTATATGCACCAGCGTAATGACGTCTTGATTTGCACTACAATCATCGAGTCTGGCATCGACATCCCGAATGCCAATACACTAATAGTCAACCGCGCTGACAAGTTCGGTCTGGCACAACTTTATCAAATCCGGGGTCGGATCGGCCGGTCGAGCCGGCAAGCCTATGCTTATCTACTGACACCCCCGCGCCTGGCGATGACCACCGAAGCCCGACAACGCCTCGCAACTTTGGCGGAACTGACCGACCTCGGCAGCGGGATGAAGGTGGCAATGCGCGACCTCGAAATTCGCGGAGCAGGGAATCTGCTCGGTTCACAGCAATCGGGGTTCATCAACGCGGTGGGTTTCGATCTATATACGAAACTTCTTGAGGAAGCGGTCCGGACGGTGCGCGGCGACGAACCCGATGACACTAATGCCGACTGGGAGACGTCGGTCGAGTTTGACGGACCCGCACTTCTGCCTCCGGACTACATCGACGACGGCGACCTGAGGTATGACTTCTACCGCCGGTTGGCACGTGCGACCGACCTACCCGAAATCGACCGTTTGGAGCGGGATCTGGCAGACCGCTTTGGGCCGCCGCCGCTTCCGGCGGGGAACCTGTTGTGGATCGCGCGGTTAAAGTTGTTGTCGCGTCGCCTTCGCTTTCTGACTCTGGCTATAAACGACGGTTTCCTGGCGGCGGGACTGATCCTCCCTGAAGCGCCGGAGGATGCCCGTCGCAAAATCCATCAACTCCTGACTGCGGCCAAGCCGGACGAGATCGAATTCAAAATGACCTCACCAGTGCAGTTAATCCGGCGGTTTCGTGAGTCCGACCGACTTAAAACCGCGGTCAGGTTCTTGCAGAGCCTTGCCGAGTCATCTATATTACAAGGTTAGGCTGTTCCATTGTGCTGGAGTGCTTGTAAAATCGTAAACATAGCGAGGCTAACTTTGCTCCTCGCATCTGCGACTGCCTCTTTGCGATGATAGACCTTGTCTGTAATGCAGATCAAGGTCCATTACCGTATTCAGCATGACATTCCGCATTCTACATTCCACATTTCGGAGACCTTCTCTATGCGCCGTACGTTCTTCCTTTCGGCTTTAATGTTGACTGCAGCGCTGTTGGCGCTGTTTATAGGCTGTTCACGCCGCCAGGCTGTAACCGACGATACTATAGTCGCAACCTGGGGTGACACCGCGATGACCGTCAAGCAGTTCAAGGACTGGATGCTTATCCGACATCGCGACGAATCGACTGCTGAGAAGCAGCCCCTGAAGGAGCGGCTCAATATCATCACCGAGTATGTCGTCCGCGACGCCAAGTTGCTCGAAGGAAGACGACTCGGTTTTGCTGAACGCGAGGACATTCAGAAAGAGTATCGCTCGGCTGTCGAGCGGCGCGCTGGCGATTTGCTCTACAACGAGCGCGTCCGCGACCGCTGCTTCGCCGAGAAACAGATACTCGACTGGTACGAGCACGACCAGGAGGAGGTTCGCTGCCGTCATATCCTGATCGCGATGGACACGACCGTGCGGGGGCGCGACACGCTAACCTACTGGAACCGGATCAACGAAGCCTCGCAGGCTGCGAAGTCGGGCAACGATTTCACCCGGCTGGTCGATACCTACAGCGAGGATAAGTCGCTCCAGCCCGCTGCCAAGGGTGATCTTGGTTTCTTCCGATGGGGCCGGATGGTCGATGAGTTCCAGGAAACGGCGTGGAAGTTGAAGCCGGGCGAGATTTCATCTCCGGTGCGGACTCGCTATGGCTATCATATCATTCAGATGATCGAACGCCGCCCGACTAACTGGGACTATCGCACCTCGCACATTCTGGTCAAGGTCAACCGCCGAGACGCACCGGCCGAGACGACCATTGCATTTGAGCGTGCGAAATCGATCCTCGCTGAAGCCAAAAAGTCAGGCGCAGACTTCGTCCAACTGGCGCGCAAATATAGTGAAGACGAGCGAACCTGGGTCAACGGCGATGTCGGCTGGGTCGCCAAAGGCACAATGCCGACCGAATACTGGGAAGCCGGCCACAAAATGAAGGTCGGCGAATTCACCGGCCCGGTGCGCACCTACAAGGGTTACCATATTATCCGGCTCGATGAAAAGCGCGATAAGAAGCGCTCGCTCGACGATAGCGAGGTGCGTGAAGAAGTCCTTTCCAATCTCTCCCGCGTTTACCGCGACACCCTAAAGATCGTCGCCGACGCCTATCTCGACAGCGTCCGCCGTGTCTTTGGACAGGAATACGACCGGCCGGTGGTGCAACTTATCCTGCGCAAACTTTCCGACAAAAGCACCCCGACCAATGTGAACCTCTTCTCGTCGTTCACTCCGCAGGAACGGGAAATGCTTGTGGTGCGGGACCGGCTGGGCGGAGTCAAGTTGCAGCAACTGGTCGATATGTATGGCGACCACCGCTTCCCCCCCAACTTCCGCAACGATGAGTCGTGGGTCCGCGAGATGACCGATCCGATTGCCACGCCGAGATACCTTAATGAACTTGCCAAATCGGAAGGCTACTACGACCGCACGGAAGTGATTCAGGACGGCAAGCGGGCGCTTGACAACGCCATTCTGCCCGAAATCGAGCGCGAGATGGTCTTCAACAAGGCTGCGCCCACCGAGGCTGAACTAAAGCAATACTATGAAGCGAACCGCGCCAAATATGGTCAGGCAGCCAGTGCGTCGATCTATGAAGTGATGGTAGATGACAAGCAACTGGCGAACGATCTGCTCGGTCGGATCAAAAAGGGGGAAGAGATATCGAGCCTTGCCCGCCGTTACACGATGCGTGAAAACGCCAAAGGAAAGGGTGGACGACTCGGACCGTTTGGCAAGGACGACTATGGCCCGGTATCCCGCAAGGCTTTAGAGATGAAGGTCGGTGAGATCGCTGGTCCTATCCAGAACGACAAGTTTTTCTCGGTGGTTAAATTGATTGAACTTACACCGGAAAAGATCCAGTCGTTCGACGAAGTGCGCCGTCAGATCGAGCCAGATGTCCGGTTCAATCAGCAGGCGAAGATCAAAGAAGATTGGGAGGCGGAAATTCGCCGTGCCTACAACATCACCTTCCACGAGGATGTCCTTCGCGCAGTCTGGCCGGAGATTGAGCAGCTCCCCGAAACGACCGCTAAAGAGCGACGCGACTGGAAAGAACAACGCCGCCAAGCCGGTCTGCGCAAACAGAGCGAAGATCAAATCAAACTGAAATTGCGCCCCGGTTCAGAGCAGGAGTTCACAACCAAGGAGGGCAAGAAGGTCCAGGTCAAGATCGGTGAGCCGCGATACCTCGACAAGGAGGGCAAGGAAATCGATCCGAAGAAGTCCACGGTCAAACTGACTCCCAAAGGACAACTCGAAGTAAAGCCGGGGACGAAGAACGATTCCAAAGATGCGCCGGTCATCAAACTGCAGCCCAAGGGCGAGTGATGCTGAACTTAGAATGCAGAATGTAGAATGCAGAATGAGTAATGGGATGGGAAGTTGAATCGTGGTAAGGTCAGGGTGGAGATGCCGGATTCAAAGTGTCGTTCTAAAGGATCACGTGACCGCTGGCAGTTGGGTGAGTTACGAAACAGGTTCCCGATATCGGTAACACCTGCTCTTTTCTCATTGCTGATTCTGTTTGCCAACGGCTGCCGGCCGGTTGAACAGGGCGACACCGAACCGCCTTTAGCCCGGGTCGGCGACCAAATCCTGACCCGGACTGAACTGCAAGCATGGGAGGCGGCTATCCATACCGAGCCGGTTACCGAGCAGATGCGCACGGCATTTATCAGGGCTTGGGTCGAAAACGCCGCGCTGGTCTATGCTGCCGGTGAAAGAGGGCTTCACGACGACGCCTGGGTGGCAACGCGCGCCGATGACCTGCAGCGGCAACTTCTGGTGGCACGGCTGATCGAATTGGAAAGCAGCGCCTCCCAGAGCATTAGTATTGCCCGATTAAGAGACTACTATGCCAAGCACGCTACCGAATTCGTCTGGCCCGAAACCCGGCTTGTTGTCGAATACTGGCAGTCGTCGAACCGGCAGGCTCTCGAAGCCCGACGCGAGACTTTAACCGGTGCCCGTCCCGGTCCGGCTCAACCGGGAGAATTCGAGACTGTGTCGCAAGGAAGTCTGACGATTTCAGAAGTATCCGATACCGCCGGATCGCTTTACCGCACGCTTCATAATCTTCCTTTGGGGGGTATTTCCAACATCCGACAACTGAGTCATAACTTCTTCCTCTTTCGTCTTCTGAAACGGCATGATAAGGGCACTCCGCAGCACTTCGAAGACGTGAGCGACGTCATCGCCCGTCGCGTTGAAGCCGTGGAGCGCAGCAGCCTGAGGCATGAACTGGCAAGCCGCATGGTCGAAGACCTGAGACGACGCGGCAAGTTGGAATGGAATCCTCCCCGTAACGCAGTGGACGAACAATGATCAGGTTAGAGGTTGGGAGATCGAAGAGGATGATACTTCCCGGTGCGCTGCTGGCTATAGCGCTGGGATCGAGGATGCTCCCGGCGGCGGAGACGATCGACAGCATTTGTGTCGTCGTCGATGATGAGATCATTCTCGAATCTGAAGTTGCCTACGGGATCAACTCGCTCCTTCTCGAACAGGGCATCCGGACCGGTATCAGCGATGAGAAACTGGCCGAAGTCCGGAGGCAAGTTATCCAGTCCTATGTTACCCAGAAGATATTGCTGGCTCGAGCCAACGAGGAGACGCTGCAAGTTGAGGATCGAGTCGTCAACCGGGAATTGAACCGGCGGTTCGAAGCTCTCGTGCAGCAAGCCGGTTCCGAAGAACGTCTGGTAGAATACTTCGGTAGGCCGCTGCCCCGGATCAAGAACGATCTTCGCAAGGCGGTAAGGGAGGGGATGTTGATAGATATGGTGCGCCGGTCGCTCTTCGGATCGGTGCAGGTGAGTCGGGAAGAAGTCGAGCGTTTCTTTACCCGTAATCAGGCCGGGCTTCCCGAGCGACCGGCAAGCGTCGAGTTGTCGCATATACTATTGGATGTCCAGCCGTCGGAGGAGGCCATCCAAAAGGCGCGGGATAAGATCGAATCGGCCATGGAAGCGCTGCGTTTGGGTGCCGACTTCGACTCGTTGTCAGCCCTCCGGTCGGACGATGCCTCTGCCGCCCGGGGCGGGCGGCTCGGATTCACCAGCCGCGGCGATCTGGTTCCCGAGTTCGAAGAGGTGGCCTATGCCCTCGAGCCGGGTGAGATTTCCGATGTCGTCGAATCGCCTTTCGGTTATCACATCATCCGGCT
Protein-coding regions in this window:
- a CDS encoding NYN domain-containing protein; the encoded protein is MYRIAILIDGNNFYKGCQLNFSRTDIDFRKFGLKICNAVGGDLLRIYYYNAHVSKTLDPLGYQRQQKFFDNLRATQFVTLKLGHLVYHRLRSEQGFSSQYFPTEKGIDVQIAVDMVRFGLLKSCEAIVLVSGDSDYIYAVRFAKDLGCNIFVASFPLGGSRELQNEGDGHILLDRAFIQDCLIRSDDRKAKSEEPRTKVEEAEEEISIPPILPIEEEVVDSALEESERASE
- the mfd gene encoding transcription-repair coupling factor, producing the protein MAKVTGLVGALPALIPALVLRQLDLPALVVVPGPAASEEMLDDLAVLVGADAVSFLPPRHLHPFETEPLASGPRNERAEALLRLASGSPAIYVTQPEALLEPSPDRDWVRRNTLRLKIGDDYPRSLLLANLAEAGYRRETVVDLQGQYAVRGGLLDIFPFGHEFPLRIEFDGDSISELRKFDPTTQRSVEKVEQFGLLIGGEVDSHSRSLLDLLPPGALIYWHDREAIETRIEQFLTRAESVGRRGAKDRGAFDSEATPQRLQFHPIKEIFRQAEGFRQVVYPGEIRRSGDILDFAARRPDPYVPAMGSLADYLQRYREAGLTIFGTADTAGECERFEELLTEGGLEGRTVTPALSGGFILKSAGLAVLTLHELWGRRRQRRSHARFRRRSAAFDLSSLNRGDLVVHTDYGIGRYEGLQTIKVRGEYQEVMRIRYQEDVLLYVRVEQFGLVEKFIGSEGAKPVLSRIGGTEWARTKKRTKRALEDMADELLSLYARRKAAVGHSYPSDTHWQSEMEASFEFDDTPDQSTATSEIKADLEAAHPMDRLLCGDVGFGKTEVAIRAAFKVVQESHQVAVLVPTTILAQQHYETFSERLAAYPVKIAALSRFQTSREQKATLSALREGECDIVIGTHRLLSKDVELKRLGLVIIDEEHRFGVRHKERLKQLKTSVDVLTMTATPIPRTLHLALMGARDTSQINTPPALRLPIQTEVHAFSEELIRDAILRETDRNGQVFFVHNRVESISAVKAMLERLVPGLRYAVAHGQMEEEDLERTMLDYMHQRNDVLICTTIIESGIDIPNANTLIVNRADKFGLAQLYQIRGRIGRSSRQAYAYLLTPPRLAMTTEARQRLATLAELTDLGSGMKVAMRDLEIRGAGNLLGSQQSGFINAVGFDLYTKLLEEAVRTVRGDEPDDTNADWETSVEFDGPALLPPDYIDDGDLRYDFYRRLARATDLPEIDRLERDLADRFGPPPLPAGNLLWIARLKLLSRRLRFLTLAINDGFLAAGLILPEAPEDARRKIHQLLTAAKPDEIEFKMTSPVQLIRRFRESDRLKTAVRFLQSLAESSILQG
- a CDS encoding peptidyl-prolyl cis-trans isomerase yields the protein MLILFANGCRPVEQGDTEPPLARVGDQILTRTELQAWEAAIHTEPVTEQMRTAFIRAWVENAALVYAAGERGLHDDAWVATRADDLQRQLLVARLIELESSASQSISIARLRDYYAKHATEFVWPETRLVVEYWQSSNRQALEARRETLTGARPGPAQPGEFETVSQGSLTISEVSDTAGSLYRTLHNLPLGGISNIRQLSHNFFLFRLLKRHDKGTPQHFEDVSDVIARRVEAVERSSLRHELASRMVEDLRRRGKLEWNPPRNAVDEQ